From the genome of Candidatus Schekmanbacteria bacterium:
GATGCTCCTGAAACACCTAAATCTGTGCGAAAAAGACCGTATTTTTCGAATGCTTCTCTTCTTATCATCATACAAGCGCCCATTGGATTTTTTTGCGTCCTTATGGGGTAGGGCTTCACTTCATTACCGTAATCATGAGAAGGAAAGACGCTTTGAATTATCGCATATTTCCCTTCAAATACAGCCCACGGCGGTTTGCCTTTTTCCCAGATTGGCACAACCTTGCCTCCCATTGCAATATATTCTGGATATTCATCTACGAGTTTTCTAACCATTTGAAGCCATTTGCGGTCAACAACAACATCATCATCGATGAAAGCCAAAAGCTTCCCTCTGGCATTTTTTACAGATGTGTTTCGGGCATAAGATAATCCTTGTTGTTTTTCGTGGATATATCTCACTTGAATCATATCGCTCTTTAGATATTCTTCACATACTTGCCGTGTGTTGTCAGTGGAATTGTTGTCTACAATGAGAAATTCGCAATCGGGGAATTTGCCGTCCTGCGAGAAGAATGATTCAAGAAATTTCTTGAAACTTTCAGCCCTATTGTAGGTGCACACGATTACGCTTACAGCTATTTCGTTATTATTCATTTTGTCTTCTTTATTAAATTCCGGCATCGTCTTCAGGACTGCTGAAAAGTTTTGGGGGACGGCAAATTTTTGTGCTGAAATCTAAAGTTTTAAAAGCAGTCAATAAAGCCCACAATATCAAACCAACCTTTAAACCTGTGATAGGTGCCGATAAAATTGGAAATATTAAAAAAACGACAGTGTCTATTTCTACTGAGCTGTATCTTGCAAGAATCCTGTGTTTGAAAGCAAATAATCCAATTTTATTCCTCAATCCTTTTGGTTTGTTATTCTTTTTCAATGCTTCTTTCTTTGCCTTAATTTCCATATCCCTATCGTATTCAATATTGTATTTTTCAAGCCGCATTCTATTTGCCTTTCCCCAAATATTCCATAGAGCAAACCAAAAGAAATGAAAGATTACATAACAAAGTCCCATAATAAGGATACTGTAATCACCTTTTAAACGAAATTGGCCATAGGCAATCCCCATTGTTACAAGAAGCATTCTGCCTTGGTCTAAAAGAAGCTCAAAAAAAGCTCCCTCAGGGGAACTTTTTTCTGTCAATCTGGCAAGTTTGCCATCGATGCAGTCACACCAGAAGGCAAGCTCAAAGAGAATTGCCCCAACAATCAGATATGGCTGTGTACCCTGCAGAAAGGAAAAGAAAGACAGAATTGCAAGTCCCATTCCAAAGATTGTGAAGAAAGTAGGGGAGAGGGTTGTATAATTGGCGAAAAAATAGATTAATGGTGTTACAAATGGGTCAACTCCAAAAACAGTCCATGGCGCATCTACTTCCTTGTAAGTTGATTTGACATCTTCATATGTGTATTTGACTTTTGCCATCTTTCTATTTTACATAACCTAAGCTTTTAAGAGCTTCTAAATCCTTTTTGTTGATTTCCGTCTCTCTCTTCTTTTTGCTTTCTTTTGTTT
Proteins encoded in this window:
- a CDS encoding glycosyltransferase — protein: MPEFNKEDKMNNNEIAVSVIVCTYNRAESFKKFLESFFSQDGKFPDCEFLIVDNNSTDNTRQVCEEYLKSDMIQVRYIHEKQQGLSYARNTSVKNARGKLLAFIDDDVVVDRKWLQMVRKLVDEYPEYIAMGGKVVPIWEKGKPPWAVFEGKYAIIQSVFPSHDYGNEVKPYPIRTQKNPMGACMMIRREAFEKYGLFRTDLGVSGASLKTGGLHEDTEFIWRMLAHGEKALYYPKAVVSHFVPESRSSKKYIKQWYFKSGASFTRMKHNYYDRQEYVRFFGIPRWLFKKFIKPAFWLLFAVNKEKRFFYHLRFYRLLGTLAEFFNHKYEMLKKKGSPPQSIEEKP
- a CDS encoding CDP-alcohol phosphatidyltransferase family protein, with the translated sequence MAKVKYTYEDVKSTYKEVDAPWTVFGVDPFVTPLIYFFANYTTLSPTFFTIFGMGLAILSFFSFLQGTQPYLIVGAILFELAFWCDCIDGKLARLTEKSSPEGAFFELLLDQGRMLLVTMGIAYGQFRLKGDYSILIMGLCYVIFHFFWFALWNIWGKANRMRLEKYNIEYDRDMEIKAKKEALKKNNKPKGLRNKIGLFAFKHRILARYSSVEIDTVVFLIFPILSAPITGLKVGLILWALLTAFKTLDFSTKICRPPKLFSSPEDDAGI